One Deinococcota bacterium genomic region harbors:
- a CDS encoding HEPN domain-containing protein codes for MPSEESRYPADWLRIAEKDWGRAQRFVNEDDPELTGFCLQAVEKFLKAYLLAKGWRLKRTHDLEVLLNATLEYDPALESFRAVCQKITNFYLVERYPLATGLGLTEEDVRDALREVEGLIHKLRAEA; via the coding sequence ATGCCGAGTGAAGAGTCGCGCTATCCCGCCGACTGGCTGCGCATCGCTGAGAAGGACTGGGGTCGAGCGCAACGGTTCGTCAATGAGGACGATCCGGAGTTGACCGGATTCTGCCTTCAAGCGGTGGAGAAGTTCCTCAAGGCGTACCTTCTAGCCAAGGGATGGCGTCTTAAGCGCACCCACGATCTAGAAGTCCTGCTGAACGCTACCTTGGAATATGATCCTGCTTTGGAATCCTTCCGGGCAGTGTGCCAGAAAATTACAAACTTCTACCTGGTAGAGCGGTACCCGCTCGCCACGGGCTTGGGTCTAACGGAGGAAGACGTACGCGACGCGTTGAGGGAGGTTGAAGGGCTTATCCACAAGCTCCGGGCGGAAGCGTAA
- a CDS encoding nucleotidyltransferase domain-containing protein produces the protein MIVNSQVQQALERMLEKLITEYGPEKVILFGSHADGSPDRDSDIDLLIIKETSERLLDRLVSVRRIMSDSGRKIPLDVLVLTPKEISRRLAIGDQFIADIVEKGEVLYAE, from the coding sequence ATGATCGTAAATAGCCAGGTACAACAGGCCCTCGAGCGCATGCTGGAAAAACTCATCACCGAGTATGGCCCGGAGAAGGTCATTCTCTTCGGCTCACACGCTGATGGAAGTCCGGATCGAGACAGCGACATCGATTTGCTCATCATCAAAGAGACCTCTGAGCGCCTTCTCGACCGCTTGGTCAGCGTGCGCCGCATCATGTCGGATTCCGGACGCAAAATTCCACTCGACGTCCTTGTGCTCACCCCTAAAGAAATCTCGCGGCGACTGGCTATCGGGGACCAGTTTATAGCGGACATCGTCGAAAAGGGAGAAGTTCTATATGCCGAGTGA
- a CDS encoding aldo/keto reductase: protein MIEGLQPLVAAKGCTMSQFALAWCVQQPGVTSPIIGPRTMEQLEDNLGALEVAIGDEDRGKIDELIPPGDMASAFYEANF from the coding sequence GTGATCGAAGGGTTGCAACCCCTGGTCGCGGCCAAAGGCTGCACGATGTCGCAGTTCGCGCTGGCTTGGTGCGTGCAGCAGCCCGGCGTGACCAGCCCCATCATCGGACCGAGGACGATGGAACAGCTCGAGGACAACCTGGGGGCGCTCGAGGTCGCTATCGGCGACGAAGACCGCGGTAAGATCGATGAGCTGATCCCACCCGGGGATATGGCCTCAGCCTTTTACGAAGCCAACTTCTGA
- a CDS encoding aldo/keto reductase codes for MRESCNVYSRGRSEEVTGEALKRNGQRDKVVLATKVHGSDARPTGPS; via the coding sequence GTGAGGGAATCTTGTAACGTCTACAGCCGCGGCCGCAGCGAGGAGGTCACGGGCGAGGCCTTGAAGCGCAACGGCCAACGCGACAAGGTCGTGCTGGCGACCAAGGTGCACGGCAGCGACGCCAGACCGACCGGGCCTTCGTGA
- a CDS encoding BrnA antitoxin family protein, translating into MTQAKERPEKTEDGFTIIYDAADIPTFANEAEEATYWDTHTWSEELLDRFERVPLEGDELFPPARPRSASKRPVSIRFDEDTMTRLKQLAGKKHTNYQTLVKNFVNERLYEEEKREGIL; encoded by the coding sequence ATGACCCAGGCAAAGGAGAGACCCGAGAAAACAGAGGACGGCTTCACCATCATCTACGACGCCGCCGACATTCCGACATTCGCTAATGAAGCTGAGGAGGCGACCTACTGGGACACCCACACCTGGAGTGAGGAGCTGCTCGACCGCTTTGAGCGAGTGCCTTTGGAAGGTGACGAGCTGTTTCCACCCGCTCGTCCTAGAAGTGCCAGCAAGCGGCCCGTCTCGATACGTTTCGACGAGGACACCATGACGCGGCTGAAACAGCTGGCCGGGAAGAAGCACACCAATTATCAGACGCTCGTCAAGAATTTCGTCAACGAACGCCTTTACGAAGAAGAAAAGCGTGAGGGAATCTTGTAA
- a CDS encoding BrnT family toxin, which produces MPAFDWDEANREHIAKHGFTPEDAEAVIYDPNRIRADTYNNRSERRSGVIGRGVGGDVLHVVFVVREGKIRPFHCRLATTAEKRRYRR; this is translated from the coding sequence ATGCCTGCGTTTGACTGGGACGAAGCAAACCGCGAGCACATCGCCAAGCACGGCTTCACGCCCGAAGATGCCGAAGCGGTCATATACGACCCGAACCGCATCCGAGCAGACACCTACAACAACCGCAGCGAGCGGCGCAGCGGCGTGATTGGGCGGGGTGTCGGCGGTGACGTCCTGCACGTCGTATTCGTGGTGCGTGAAGGCAAGATCCGCCCATTTCACTGCCGCCTGGCAACCACAGCCGAAAAGAGGAGGTATAGACGATGA